Proteins from a single region of Theileria parva strain Muguga chromosome 1, complete sequence, whole genome shotgun sequence:
- a CDS encoding putative integral membrane protein produces MPDDPNSKQSKLLRFSKLNCLWNPEESKNPKLYDSYSYLDLHLNQFLSNITEDYSFLPNTIYKPSIHVFINNRLVYKTKILDYNNDLFDESIRLKIYSPNTTVTLKLFEYEQFNTTNSDELNLKPSLYSERTDLHLVSWVDLDISLLIPERDYKIICSFKSNPAFNSYNPGGILYYPTESNRPSILFKRVCASCKVCSLLSHLSVGDDDQYNTIFKYFDHKFQDSKFDNSDTKDELKNKEKSSDDEDLDVVEIIDMSSLTKRSRKESCKCLQLRYIPLTFKKKFEVCLKCHDYEVCCDHTLSNYYLSVNFKLIPSSDKIDFSTELFSCLLTSKQSKPKFEDLASIFELLYQKYYSFELLFNHVNCSKEKALLFFKISLLTLVLGSIFDRFLTVFLFLMSAFFFVLRITSTTQFKKDHGDILYTSKNLYSLDQGVSNLVMKYIEEDIKEKPLIVNGKVFTVDKKAVERNNLNIPEHQIVDKTKVYTKPYSSYKRSEHIALKTIFYAISESIPKIVKVVLLKIDEVCEHLIVFLNGVLALTRLYGLELSSICFFLGATSLKFYKLYTFIVKFSLLLLLVGSLGQDVSHVKYATRFLRNLFVYLVLRVYRKEWFLNT; encoded by the exons ATGCCGGACGATCCTAATAGTAAGCAGTCAAAGTTATTGAGATTTTCAAAGCTTAACTGCCTCTGGAATCCAGAGGAATCGAAAAATCCCAAACTGTACGATAGCTATTCTTATTTGGATTTACACCTAAACCAATTTCTATCCAATATAACTGAAGACTACTcttttttaccaaatacTATATACAAACCATCAATCCAcgtttttattaataaccGACTAGTATACAAAACAAAGATTTTAgattataataatgatttatttgATGAATCTATAAGATTAAAGATATATTCTCCAAATACTACTGTAACACTTAAACTATTTGAATATGAACAGTTTAATACTACAAATAGTGATGAACTTAATTTAAAACCTTCGCTATATTCCGAAAGGACAGATTTACACCTTGTTTCATGGGTGGATTTGGATATTAGCCTCTTAATTCCTGAGAGggattataaaataatttgcTCATTTAAGTCAAATCCAGCCTTTAATAGTTATAATCCTGGCggtattttatattatccAACAGAGTCCAACAGGCcttcaattttatttaaaagagTTTGTGCATCTTGTAAAGTCTGTTCACTATTATCTCACCTCTCAGTTGGTGACGATGATCAGTATAATACCATATTTAAATACTTTGATCACAAATTTCAGGACTCAAAATTTGACAACTCCGATACCAAAGATGAGTTAAAGAATAAGGAAAAATCAAGTGATGATGAGGATTTAGATGTTGTGGAGATTATAGATATGTCCTCACTAACTAAAAGGTCTAGAAAAGAGTCCTGCAAATGCCTACAACTTAGGTATATACCACTAACTTTTAAGAAAAAATTTGAAGTATGCTTAAAATGCCACGATTATGAAGTGTGCTGTGATCACACACTAAGTAACTATTACTTGTCGGTTAACTTTAAACTTATCCCATCAAGTGATAAAATCGATTTTTCTACTGAACTTTTCTCCTGTTTACTCACGTCAAAACAGTCGAAACCCAAATTTGAAGATTTAGCATCAATCTTCGAACTTCTATAccaaaaatattattcttTCGAGCTACTCTTCAATCACGT AAACTGTAGTAAAGAGAAGGCgttgttattttttaaaatttcactTCTAACCTTGGTTTTGGGTTCAATTTTTGACAGATTCCTAACAGTTTTCTTATTTCTAATG tcgGCCTTTTTCTTTGTCCTAAGAATAACCTCAACAACCCAGTTTAAAAAAGACCATGGagatatattatatactagCAAGAATTTATATTCACTGGATCAAGGAGTTAGTAACTTAGTGATGAAGTATATAGAAGAAGATATTAAGGAGAAACCCTTAATAGTGAATGGAAAAGTATTTACAGTAGATAAAAAGGCAGTAGAAAGGAATAATCTTAATATACCAGAACACCAAATAGTTGACAAAACTAAAGTATATACAAAACCTTATTCCTCATATAAAAGGTCAGAACATATAGCACTCAAGACTATATTTTACGCAATTTCAGAAAGTATACCCAAGATAGTTAAAGTTGTTCTATTAAAAATAGATGAAGTTTGTGAGcatttaatagtatttttgAATGGTGTGCTGGCTTTAACAAGGCTATATGGTCTAGAATTATCATCCATATGTTTCTTTCTAGGGGCTACTTCACTGAAATTCTATAAACTTTACACTTTCATTGTTAAGTTTTCGTTACTGCTGTTATTAGTTGGATCACTCGGGCAAGATGTTAGTCATGTAAAATATGCCACTAGATTCTTAAGGAATCTCTTTGTATATTTAGTACTAAGGGTTTATAGAAAAGAGTGGTTTCTAAACACCTAA
- a CDS encoding putative integral membrane protein produces MNLNNFTSIRKKIFSPTGLCIAFISGYMYMLMEYVKLEYRVYKEKRQIIKDDSDPTKLNLLFIEHLAQKKK; encoded by the exons atgaatttgaataattttacttcCATTAGGAAGAAGATTTTTTCTCCT ACTGGCCTGTGTATCGCATTCATTTCTGGGTATATGTACATGTTAATGGAATATGTAAAACTTGAATATCGTGTATATAAAGAGAAGAgacaaattattaaagaTGATTCCGATCCCACTAAACTAAATTTACTCTTTATTGAACACTTAGCTCAAAAGaagaaataa
- the Prpf6 gene encoding Pre-mRNA-processing factor 6 domain protein, producing MTSLPTKKKFPLSASADSYYMPGVAKGLLAYTRSELGYKNATPSDPFGKPPPGYIPGKGRGATSFAGGVSRDDTHDDSDANDLGGPYQVHCENEQLFKDAVYDDDDKEADLVYESIDSRMDERRKSRREQNLKNEISKLRSEKPTIHEQLAQYKRNLSTLSKEEWESIPYIGDYSLKRKQQKKLQTYVPPPDSLIYSSRANMQHTSSIGTETPLGFSTPLGIMGAKTPLGMQTPGGFTTTSGRKSTLNLLGEARGEVLSSTLDKVTDNLSGQTVVDPKGYLTDLNSMKTEFEEADVQKARTLLKSLISTNQKHAQGWIAAARMEELAGKIEAAREIIAQGCENCPDKEDVWLEAARLEKPEYAKSILAKAIKIIPTSVKLWLEAADKETSNDNRRRVLRKALEFIPNSIRLWKEAISLENETNAYILLKRAVECVPESLDMWLALARLCPYEEAQKVLNEARKKLPTNVDIWITAAKLEESNNNYEMVERIIVRAIDNLSKKGVVHIRSNWLKQAETAEANSFVKTAQSIIKNTMTIGVDEHNRKSVWLEDGETFVEHGSYECARALYKNALEYMKTRSSLWLALVELESKHGTPDKVEDHLRSAVSYCPNSEILWLMYAKHKWVEGDVESSRDILSRALTMNENNEAISLAAAKLDKETHEYDRARKLLEKARTRCNTPKVWMKSVQLERQLKNYEKALELVDKALEIHPYFDKLWMISGQLKLEKHPKDVEGATLTYKQGVETCPWSVNLWLLSIELQIELKEFAKARALVETAKNKIRTILGSNIKKNTDITKVQTKVLSNSELSRMAKLSMDSDDPDSVKEMIENIISQCDLIWLKGVEIEMETGVHENAHFAMSKALQELPDSGLLWARSIFLEEPNAQKTKAAEALKRNQNSPHIVLAAAKIFWNCKMIDKARRWFQTCITLDESNGISWGTFIAFELDCGTEESMKQAINKFIEAEPNRGYEWCRVTKKVENWNIPLPQKLYKFIQEYYPEVLTDKVPKDVMEVLNPTEVKKESD from the exons ATGACATCATTACCAACGAAAAAGAAGTTTCCTTTATCAGCTAGCGCTGATTCCTACTATATGCCAGGAGTTGCCAAAGG ATTATTGGCCTATACGAGATCCGAACTAGGATACAAAAACGCTACACCGTCAGA TCCATTTGGAAAACCACCTCCAGGTTATATACCAGGGAAGGGAAGGGGTGCTACAAGTTTCGCAGGCGGTGTATCTCGAGATGACACTCATGATGATAGTGATGCTAATGATTTGGGAGGTCCATATCAAGTCCACTGTGAGAATGAACAGCTTTTTAAGGACGCTGTATACGATGACGACGATAAGGAAGCAGACTTAGTATACGAGTCAATTGACTCCAGAATGGATGAAAGACGCAAATCAAGAAGAgaacaaaatttaaaaaatgaaatttcTAAACTTCGTAGTGAAAA gCCTACTATTCATGAACAATTGGCGCAATATAAGCGTAATTTATCAACTCTGTcaaaag agGAGTGGGAATCAATTCCATATATCGGAGACTACTCACTGAAGAGAAAACAGCAGAAGAAGCTACAGACTTATGTACCACCTCCAGACAGCTTAATTTACTCCTCAAGAGCAAATATGCAACACACTTCATCTATTGGGACTGAAACTCCCTTGGGCTTTTCCACGCCTTTGGGGATTATGGGAGCTAAAACACCACTTGGAATGCAAACTCCAGGTGGATTCACGACTACTTCAGGAAGAAAATCGACACTTAATCTACTCGGAGAAGCTAGAGGAGAAGTCTTATCCTCAACGCTTGACAAGGTCACAGATAACCTTTCAGGGCAAACTGTAGTTGACCCCAAAGGGTATTTAACAGATTTAAACTCAATGAAA ACTGAGTTTGAGGAAGCTGATGTTCAAAAGGCTAGAACATTACTGAAATCGCTGATTAGTACTAATCAGAAGCATGCTCAGGGCTGGATCGCAGCTGCAAGAATGGAAGAACTTGCAGGCAAAATTGAGGCTGCCAGAGAAATAATCGCTCAAGGATGTGAAAATTGCCCGGATAAAGAAGATGTCTGGTTAGAAGCAGCTCGTTTAGAAAAGCCAGAATACGCCAAGTCAATCCTCGCCAAAGCCATTAAAATCATTCCGACCTCg GTAAAATTATGGCTTGAAGCTGCTGATAAAGAGACTTCAAATGATAATAGAAGGAGGGTATTGAGAAAGGCACTAGAGTTTATACCAAACTCGATAAGGTTATGGAAAGAGGCTATTTCATTAGAGAATGAAACAAATGCATATATACTGCTGAAAAGAGCAGTAGAATGTGTACCAGAGTCACTAGATATGTGGCTAGCACTCGCAAGGTTATGTCCATACGAAGAGGCACAAAAAGTGTTAAACGAGGCTAGAAAGAAACTTCCAACTAATGTTGATATCTGGATCACAGCAGCTAAATTAGAAGAATCAAACAATAACTACGAGATG GTTGAGAGGATTATAGTGAGAGcaattgataatttgtcGAAAAAGGGAGTAGTTCATATTAGAAGTAACTGGTTAAAACAAGCTGAAACTGCAGAAGCAAATTCGTTTGTTAAAACAGCACAATCAATAATAAAG AACACTATGACTATTGGGGTGGATGAGCATAACAGGAAATCAGTTTGGTTAGAAGATGGTGAAACTTTTGTGGAACATGGCTCATACGAATGCGCAAGAGCACTGTATAAGAATGCACTTGAGTATATGAAGACAAGATCGTCACTTTGGCTGGCACTAGTTGAATTGGAGTCAAAACACGGAACACCTGATAAAGTTGAAGATCATCTCAGATCG gCGGTATCGTATTGTCCAAACTCTGAAATCTTATGGTTAATGTATGCGAAGCATAAATGGGTCGAAGGTGATGTGGAATCTTCAAGAGATATTTTATCAAGAGCTTTGACAATGAATGAGAATAATGAAGCCATTTCATTAGCAGCTGCTAAATTAGATAAAGAAACCCATGAATATGATAGAGCAAGGAAATTGCTCGAAAAAGCACGAACTCGTTGTAACACACCAAAG GTTTGGATGAAGAGTGTACAGTTGGAGCGACAATTGAAGAATTATGAAAAGGCACTAGAATTGGTGGACAAGGCTCTTGAAATACACCCATATTTCGATAAGCTATGGATGATTTCAGGACAGTTGAAACTAGAAAAACATCCAAAAGATGTTGAAGGAGCCACATTAACATATAAACAAG GAGTTGAAACTTGTCCTTGGAGTGTTAATTTATGGCTCTTGTCAATTGAGTTACAGATAGAATTGAAGGAGTTTGCAAAGGCCAGAGCTTTGGTGGAGACTGCAAAGAATAAAATCAGAACAATATTAGGCTCAAATATTAAGAAAAATACTGATATCACTAAAGTGCAAACGAAAGTGCTCTCAAATTCAGAACTGTCAAGGATGGCAAAGCTTTCAATGGACTCCGACGATCCTGACTCCGTAAAGGAAATGATCGAAAACATCATTTCACAATGTGATTTGATATGGCTGAAAGGAGTTGAAATTGAAATGGAAACCGGCGTTCATGAAAACGCCCACTTTGCAATGTCAAAAGCGCTTCAGGAACTTCCTGACTCTGGTCTTCTCTGGGCACGCTCAATATTCCTCGAAGAACCCAATGCACAG AAAACCAAAGCAGCAGAAGCGTTGAAGAGGAACCAGAATTCGCCGCATATAGTTTTAGCAGCTGCAAAGATATTCTGGAATTGTAAGATGATAGATAAGGCTAGGAGGTGGTTTCAAACATGCATAACTCTGGATGAATCAAATGGGATTTCTTGGG GAACCTTCATAGCTTTTGAACTTGACTGTGGGACTGAGGAGTCAATGAAACAGGCGATAAATAAGTTTATAGAGGCAGAACCAAACAGAGGGTACGAGTGGTGTAGAGTCACCAAAAAGGTTGAAAACTGGAACATTCCTCTTCCACAAAAGCTGTACAAGTTTATACAGGAATACTACCCTGAAGTTCTCACAGATAAAGTGCCCAAAGATGTAATGGAGGTGCTTAATCCGACGGAAGTAAAGAAGGAATCagattaa
- a CDS encoding G-patch domain protein codes for MSKKQRERLLKTFNPTGKKYESTFGASILSKFGWKEGQGLGKSEDGIKKPVSIKKVEGTSGLGSSKSDEWHNWWDDMYNELASKIQVKKTTEKSTKKTRKKIKKKDNTKD; via the exons atgtcaAAAAAACAGAGAGAACGacttttaaaaacttttaATC CAActggtaaaaaatatgaatcAACTTTTGGCGCTTCGATTTTATCCAAATTCGGCTGGAAGGA GGGCCAGGGCCTTGGTAAATCTGAGGACGGCATTAAGAAGCCTGTTTCCATAAAGAAAGTCGAAGGCACTTCCGGG CTTGGATCTTCTAAGTCTGATGAATGGCATAACTGGTGGGATGACATGTATAATGAACTGGCTTCAAAAATCCAAGTCAAAAAAACCACAgaaaag TCTACTAAAAAGACTAggaagaaaataaaaaagaaGGATAACACTAAAGATtaa